In the genome of Rhipicephalus microplus isolate Deutch F79 unplaced genomic scaffold, USDA_Rmic scaffold_21, whole genome shotgun sequence, one region contains:
- the LOC142785373 gene encoding uncharacterized protein LOC142785373, with protein MADGMDGSATSAKRAAMLLLLDSDSSESESSSTDTSDSSDSDSDAKACAYEREFNRLFRIPAKRPKVVGFIEDVVRQYSDHEFRRHFRLARPVAEKLVAEFAVSTMCPSSTHGGVQAKSAETHVLTFIWYAANKTCMRDVASRFDMSESTVYRVLQRVAQFLMTLGPSGIKFPADLENLTSSFEKVCFDFIYCEDQ; from the exons atggcggacggcatggacggctcggctacctcggcaaagcgcgcggcaatgcttctgctactcgatagcgacagctCTGAGTCGGAAAGCTCAAGTACTGACACGAGTGATTCGTCGGACAGTGACAGCGACGCTAAAGCTTGCGCTTACGAGCGGGAATTCAACAGGTTGTTCCGCATTCCCGCGAAGAGGCCCAAAGTCGTCGGTTTCATCGAGGACGTCGTTCGGCAGTACTCGGACCACGag TTCCGGAGGCACTTTAGGCTGGCTCGACCTGTGGCCGAAAAGTTGGTCGCGGAGTTTGCTGTCTCGACAATGTGCCCTTCGAGcacacacggaggagttcaagcgAAATCGGCGGAAACGCATGTCTTGACATTTATCTG GTACGCGGCCAACAAAACCTGCATGCGAGACGTGGCAAGCCGTTTCGACATGTCAGAAAGCACCGTGTACAGAGTTCTTCAGAGAGTAGCACAGTTCCTGATGACGCTGGGACCATCGGGGATCAAGTTTCCCGCAGACTTGGAGAACCTCACTAGCAGTTTTGAGAAGGTTTGCTTTGATTTTATTTATTGTGAGGACCAATAA
- the LOC142785369 gene encoding uncharacterized protein LOC142785369, with amino-acid sequence MSSGDIGAASTAQLGRGTRNMDESSQDYQIILPRLPSNDSTLHTVFLHADIKARPYRVEDFRDALIRLALLPEVAALGAYQMNHVWAITFKDEEGKKRILAAGDIVVKNQRCITIDPNHQDTKLKIHWLLFNVPDDEVRAALAPYGKVNEIVRERWRVYGCTDKGSSTRVVSIRLKAGLTVDDLPHQLRIAGDLTLVVVAGRAPLCLRCRGTGHIRRDCRAPRCTVCRRFGHNESGCMRTYASVAGPAGGEELSEHHMDEAEAEELIGARREEPKPKLTPLTPRPTGAETTLNKDKGSTKDVQSTRNTQDITALAAQEEMSENMDTSNTCKRPREDAEGEKATTMKEVEQPPAKAMNVRRRPAPNILSERRIAENLPPTQVQQTQPPQQQPVPNQQTLHQRLTDHQQKGPSAGPPSDQKPP; translated from the coding sequence ATGAGCTCCGGCGATATCGGAGCGGCATCAACGGCCCAGCTCGGTCGTGGTACCAGGAACATGGACGAATCGTCACAGGATTATCAGATTATTTTGCCCCGACTGCCATCAAACGATTCAACGCTGCATACTGTCTTTTTGCACGCCGATATCAAGGCGCGGCCGTATCGCGTTGAGGATTTCAGGGACGCTCTTATTCGTTTGGCTTTGCTTCCCGAGGTTGCTGCCTTGGGGGCGTACCAAATGAATCATGTTTGGGCCATCACTTTCAAGGACGAGGAGGGCAAGAAGAGAATACTCGCTGCTGGGGACATTGTGGTGAAGAACCAGCGCTGTATCACTATCGACCCTAACCACCAGGATACGAAGCTGAAGATACACTGGCTATTGTTTAACGTTCCTGACGACGAGGTGAGGGCAGCGTTGGCTCCTTATGGCAAGGTGAACGAAATAGTGCGAGAGCGCTGGCGCGTGTATGGATGCACGGACAAAGGCTCTTCGACGCGAGTGGTGAGCATCAGGCTTAAAGCTGGCCTCACGGTGGATGACCTCCCACATCAGTTGCGGATTGCCGGAGACCTCACGCTAGTTGTCGTCGCGGGAAGAGCACCGCTATGCCTGCGTTGCCGCGGAACAGGTCATATTAGGAGGGATTGCCGAGCCCCACGTTGTACAGTGTGTCGGCGTTTTGGGCATAATGAGAGCGGCTGTATGAGAACATATGCAAGTGTAGCAGGGCCCGCGGGGGGCGAAGAACTTTCCGAGCATCACATGGACGAGGCTGAAGCAGAAGAGCTGATAGGGGCGCGTCGGGAGGAACCGAAACCCAAGTTGACGCCCCTTACGCCACGCCCCACAGGTGCTGAGACGACGCTTAACAAAGACAAGGGTTCTACAAAAGACGTGCAATCCACGAGGAACACACAAGATATAACGGCGCTTGCAGCACAGGAAGAAATGTCGGAAAACATGGACACGTCAAATACATGTAAAAGGCCCAGGGAAGACGCGGAAGGCGAGAAGGCTACTACAATGAAAGAAGTGGAACAACCACCGGCCAAGGCGATGAACGTGCGCCGTAGACCGGCACCTAACATCCTCAGCGAACGTCGAATAGCCGAGAACCTCCCACCAACCCAGGTGCAACAGACACAACCCCCGCAGCAGCAACCAGTGCCGAATCAGCAGACATTGCATCAGCGACTGACAGATCATCAACAGAAGGGGCCTTCAGCggggcccccttcagatcaaaagCCCCCGTAA